From a single Apostichopus japonicus isolate 1M-3 chromosome 12, ASM3797524v1, whole genome shotgun sequence genomic region:
- the LOC139977673 gene encoding uncharacterized protein isoform X1 has product MKMKSLNASFETWFLLLIAFDTFIGVNMACQSTYQIEKGKNAMIGCSSADVPTEVFWYNGPPSSTNPILVLANDQKSGTLFDDIRFDINLEGKMLISNAQLEDEGKYTVVTYLSSENYHEEQFTIQITVRPQQECPQISGCSSCSTCGLRVNQTGELICRVSGSRPQISLQWEISNINSLQFTPKEVISQAGNVFGTWNTYISAEYTVSACGGFAEIRCLAQGDLMQRSDSNIKMKADPCPSDNVVADYSSTILPSALVTSRPFLIPPLSTLVIIVGIIVFVIISMILVCFCLWKRHHREKYSTPEGSIEELSHMNKKKTSNDGMFEDNYLATTSKALNKKDKKLESLVSLLCEIYKHRLLLNLFPGKTVSLNIDTLYVDCQCSVRYMNNKCTQKTTTSKLMRNESLLKNKFVILKADLGYGKTACFLQMVNQWIQEKEKTFVLIYVYLNYKNYQKNLIELIMDDLASNCNLKAKDVYTILLKEPVIVLIDGFSELYLGDLCGNVSAYVRELLNRTFPRQKEISENRVHDENTFRKGHNEMQPLNGDESDICKAITTATKHMRVWVALRQTDGIFSKNCKSTTIELSEFQKEEIAELSKRINNYHLFCRGTDREKADILVRGKNPLVTQSLHSAEDSVGGESSHMLEKSNFNESWGFARVPNVPLYLSTLLYLDVDKSTEDVRPAGHWCLSNIVESIIECMERHYMSKLNVEKVDFCQVRKKIGKAMLSALDKKAPQSVKEWKQLPESDLKGALSTGLLHTNECSSKDASSSKNYCVSLRHPVLRGVFLGQCILDDASKFSKLFTQENLQNKDFLGALRYICGKKCDTNYKTKVLLKLKEADMWDDFIDCFYEVQSTEVKNTTISFLKAKEEINLKQVDGSYQERNVKDFFTFCKNKNYPRGMIIFESKVDISFIITLPIPEVHRVVIIGRELDGTAVLLLVKWIAKLLQVPLQFHDCVVDTFSGEIVRKLKQVTSRLPDKIQIDRSSGGSWKKFNNNETYNFDTGQWETTQQVQQYIYTAYPQC; this is encoded by the exons ATGAAAATGAAGAGTCTTAATGCAAGCTTCGAAACTTGGTTCCTCCTGCTCATTGCATTTGATACTTTTATAG GTGTGAATATGGCTTGCCAATCAACTTACCAAATCGAGAAGGGCAAAAATGCAATGATTGGGTGCAGCTCAGCTGACGTGCCAACAGAGGTGTTTTGGTATAACGGACCTCCATCCAGTACAAACCCGATTCTTGTTTTAGCTAATGACCAAAAATCTGGCACATTGTTTGACGACATTCGATTTGATATCAATTTAGAAGGCAAAATGTTAATTTCGAACGCGCAATTAGAAGATGAAGGCAAATACACCGTTGTTACTTATTTGTCGTCAGAAAATTACCATGAAGAACAATTCACCATACAAATAACAG TTCGTCCGCAGCAGGAATGCCCACAGATCAGTGGTTGTAGCTCATGTTCAACTTGCGGCCTACGAGTAAACCAAACTGGTGAGCTAATATGTAGAGTTAGCGGATCCCGTCCTCAAATATCTCTACAATGGGAGATAAGTAATATCAACAGTCTCCAATTCACACCAAAAGAAGTAATTTCACAGGCTGGTAATGTATTTGGTACATGGAACACATATATATCTGCCGAATACACAGTGTCAGCGTGTGGTGGGTTTGCAGAGATCAGATGCCTGGCCCAAGGAGATCTTATGCAGCGTTCTGATAGTAATATTAAGATGAAAGCTG ATCCATGTCCTTCGGATAACGTTGTTGCTGATTACTCTTCAACCATACTTCCATCAGCTTTGGTAACGTCTCGTCCCTTTCTTATCCCTCCGTTATCTACGCTGGTCATAATCGTTGGCATTATCGTATTCGTCATCATTTCTATGATTCTagtgtgtttttgtttatgGAAGAGACATCACAGAGAGAAATATA gTACCCCTGAAGGGAGCATAGAAGAACTAAGCCATATGAATAAAAAG AAGACGTCAAACGATGGAATGTTTGAAGACAATTATCTGGCGACGACATCTAAAGCACTAAATA aaaaagataaaaagctAGAGAGTCTCGTATCTCTACTCTGTGAGATCTATAAACACCGTCTACTCTTAAATCTGTTCCCTGGAAAAACTGTATCTCTCAACATTGATACATTGTATGTGGATTGCCAATGTTCCGTTCGGTATATGAATAACAAGTGTACACAAAAGACAACTACAAGCAAATTGATGAGGAATGAAAGCCTTCTCAAGAACAAGTTTGTGATATTGAAAGCAGATCTTGGATATGGCAAAACAGCATGTTTTCTACAGATGGTAAATCAATGGATTCAGGAAAAAGAGAAAACGTTTGTtcttatttatgtatatttaaattacaaaaactATCAGAAGAATCTCATCGAATTAATAATGGACGATCTAGCCTCAAATTGCAATTTAAAGGCCAAAGATGTCTATACTATTTTGTTAAAGGAGCCTGTCATTGTTCTGATAGATGGCTTTAGTGAACTGTACTTGGGCGACCTTTGCGGTAACGTGTCGGCATATGTCCGCGAACTTCTAAATAGAACATTCCCTCGCCAAAAAGAGATTTCTGAGAACAGAGTACATGATGAAAATACTTTTCGAAAGGGTCATAATGAAATGCAACCACTTAATGGAGATGAAAGCGATATTTGTAAAGCCATAACAACAGCTACTAAACACATGAGAGTTTGGGTTGCACTGCGCCAGACTGAtggcatattttcaaaaaacTGTAAGTCTACGACCATTGAGCTTAGCGAAtttcaaaaggaagaaattgCAGAATTATCAAAAAGAATTAACAACTATCATCTTTTCTGTAGAGGTACCGATCGTGAAAAAGCTGACATTTTGGTGAGAGGAAAGAACCCTCTCGTTACTCAAAGCTTACATTCCGCGGAAGATTCCGTTGGAGGTGAAAGCTCTCACATGTTGGAAAAGAGTAATTTTAATGAGTCTTGGGGTTTTGCTCGTGTTCCCAACGTACCTTTGTACTTATCGACATTGCTATATCTGGACGTTGACAAAAGCACAGAAGATGTGCGTCCGGCCGGCCATTGGTGTTTGTCAAATATAGTTGAATCTATCATTGAATGTATGGAACGTCATTACATGTCAAAGCTAAATGTAGAGAAAGTCGACTTTTGTCAGGTGAGAAAGAAAATAGGGAAGGCTATGCTTAGTGCATTAGATAAGAAGGCTCCACAGTCTGTCAAGGAATGGAAACAACTACCAGAAAGTGATCTCAAAGGAGCTCTTTCAACAGGTCTGCTGCACACAAACGAGTGTTCATCGAAGGATGCTTCCAGTTCAAAGAACTATTGTGTTAGTCTTCGTCATCCAGTTCTGAGAGGAGTTTTCTTAGGACAGTGTATTCTAGATGATGCCAGTAAATTCAGCAAACTTTTTACTcaagaaaatcttcaaaataAAGACTTCTTAGGTGCATTGAGATACATTTGCGGTAAAAAATGTGATACAAATTACAAAACGAAAGTTCTTTTGAAACTTAAGGAGGCGGATATGTGGGATGATTTTATAGATTGCTTTTACGAGGTACAAAGCACAGAAGTTAAGAACACAACTATTTCCTTTTTGAAAGCAAAGGAGGAGATCAATTTAAAACAAGTCGACGGCTCGTATCAGGAACGCAATGTGAAGGACTTCTTCACGTTCTGTAAAAACAAGAAT TACCCTCGCGGCATGATAATTTTTGAGAGCAAAGTTGACATATCCTTTATCATCACTCTACCAATACCGGAAGTTCATCGAGTGGTTATAATTGGAAGGGAACTAGATGGAACTGCAGTGCTTCTCTTAGTTAAGTGGATCGCGAAATTGCTTCAAGTACCCCTACA ATTCCACGATTGCGTTGTGGATACATTTTCTGGCGAAATTGTTAGAAAGCTGAAACAAGTTACGTCACGCTTGCCTGATAAGATTCAGA TTGACCGTTCATCGGGGGGTTCTTGGAAGAAATTCAACAACAATGAAACTTATAACTTCGATACTGGTCAATGGGAAACAACACAACAAGTtcagcagtatatatatactgcctaTCCCCAATGCTAG
- the LOC139977673 gene encoding uncharacterized protein isoform X2, giving the protein MKMKSLNASFETWFLLLIAFDTFIGVNMACQSTYQIEKGKNAMIGCSSADVPTEVFWYNGPPSSTNPILVLANDQKSGTLFDDIRFDINLEGKMLISNAQLEDEGKYTVVTYLSSENYHEEQFTIQITVRPQQECPQISGCSSCSTCGLRVNQTGELICRVSGSRPQISLQWEISNINSLQFTPKEVISQAGNVFGTWNTYISAEYTVSACGGFAEIRCLAQGDLMQRSDSNIKMKADPCPSDNVVADYSSTILPSALVTSRPFLIPPLSTLVIIVGIIVFVIISMILVCFCLWKRHHREKYSTPEGSIEELSHMNKKTSNDGMFEDNYLATTSKALNKKDKKLESLVSLLCEIYKHRLLLNLFPGKTVSLNIDTLYVDCQCSVRYMNNKCTQKTTTSKLMRNESLLKNKFVILKADLGYGKTACFLQMVNQWIQEKEKTFVLIYVYLNYKNYQKNLIELIMDDLASNCNLKAKDVYTILLKEPVIVLIDGFSELYLGDLCGNVSAYVRELLNRTFPRQKEISENRVHDENTFRKGHNEMQPLNGDESDICKAITTATKHMRVWVALRQTDGIFSKNCKSTTIELSEFQKEEIAELSKRINNYHLFCRGTDREKADILVRGKNPLVTQSLHSAEDSVGGESSHMLEKSNFNESWGFARVPNVPLYLSTLLYLDVDKSTEDVRPAGHWCLSNIVESIIECMERHYMSKLNVEKVDFCQVRKKIGKAMLSALDKKAPQSVKEWKQLPESDLKGALSTGLLHTNECSSKDASSSKNYCVSLRHPVLRGVFLGQCILDDASKFSKLFTQENLQNKDFLGALRYICGKKCDTNYKTKVLLKLKEADMWDDFIDCFYEVQSTEVKNTTISFLKAKEEINLKQVDGSYQERNVKDFFTFCKNKNYPRGMIIFESKVDISFIITLPIPEVHRVVIIGRELDGTAVLLLVKWIAKLLQVPLQFHDCVVDTFSGEIVRKLKQVTSRLPDKIQIDRSSGGSWKKFNNNETYNFDTGQWETTQQVQQYIYTAYPQC; this is encoded by the exons ATGAAAATGAAGAGTCTTAATGCAAGCTTCGAAACTTGGTTCCTCCTGCTCATTGCATTTGATACTTTTATAG GTGTGAATATGGCTTGCCAATCAACTTACCAAATCGAGAAGGGCAAAAATGCAATGATTGGGTGCAGCTCAGCTGACGTGCCAACAGAGGTGTTTTGGTATAACGGACCTCCATCCAGTACAAACCCGATTCTTGTTTTAGCTAATGACCAAAAATCTGGCACATTGTTTGACGACATTCGATTTGATATCAATTTAGAAGGCAAAATGTTAATTTCGAACGCGCAATTAGAAGATGAAGGCAAATACACCGTTGTTACTTATTTGTCGTCAGAAAATTACCATGAAGAACAATTCACCATACAAATAACAG TTCGTCCGCAGCAGGAATGCCCACAGATCAGTGGTTGTAGCTCATGTTCAACTTGCGGCCTACGAGTAAACCAAACTGGTGAGCTAATATGTAGAGTTAGCGGATCCCGTCCTCAAATATCTCTACAATGGGAGATAAGTAATATCAACAGTCTCCAATTCACACCAAAAGAAGTAATTTCACAGGCTGGTAATGTATTTGGTACATGGAACACATATATATCTGCCGAATACACAGTGTCAGCGTGTGGTGGGTTTGCAGAGATCAGATGCCTGGCCCAAGGAGATCTTATGCAGCGTTCTGATAGTAATATTAAGATGAAAGCTG ATCCATGTCCTTCGGATAACGTTGTTGCTGATTACTCTTCAACCATACTTCCATCAGCTTTGGTAACGTCTCGTCCCTTTCTTATCCCTCCGTTATCTACGCTGGTCATAATCGTTGGCATTATCGTATTCGTCATCATTTCTATGATTCTagtgtgtttttgtttatgGAAGAGACATCACAGAGAGAAATATA gTACCCCTGAAGGGAGCATAGAAGAACTAAGCCATATGAATAAAAAG ACGTCAAACGATGGAATGTTTGAAGACAATTATCTGGCGACGACATCTAAAGCACTAAATA aaaaagataaaaagctAGAGAGTCTCGTATCTCTACTCTGTGAGATCTATAAACACCGTCTACTCTTAAATCTGTTCCCTGGAAAAACTGTATCTCTCAACATTGATACATTGTATGTGGATTGCCAATGTTCCGTTCGGTATATGAATAACAAGTGTACACAAAAGACAACTACAAGCAAATTGATGAGGAATGAAAGCCTTCTCAAGAACAAGTTTGTGATATTGAAAGCAGATCTTGGATATGGCAAAACAGCATGTTTTCTACAGATGGTAAATCAATGGATTCAGGAAAAAGAGAAAACGTTTGTtcttatttatgtatatttaaattacaaaaactATCAGAAGAATCTCATCGAATTAATAATGGACGATCTAGCCTCAAATTGCAATTTAAAGGCCAAAGATGTCTATACTATTTTGTTAAAGGAGCCTGTCATTGTTCTGATAGATGGCTTTAGTGAACTGTACTTGGGCGACCTTTGCGGTAACGTGTCGGCATATGTCCGCGAACTTCTAAATAGAACATTCCCTCGCCAAAAAGAGATTTCTGAGAACAGAGTACATGATGAAAATACTTTTCGAAAGGGTCATAATGAAATGCAACCACTTAATGGAGATGAAAGCGATATTTGTAAAGCCATAACAACAGCTACTAAACACATGAGAGTTTGGGTTGCACTGCGCCAGACTGAtggcatattttcaaaaaacTGTAAGTCTACGACCATTGAGCTTAGCGAAtttcaaaaggaagaaattgCAGAATTATCAAAAAGAATTAACAACTATCATCTTTTCTGTAGAGGTACCGATCGTGAAAAAGCTGACATTTTGGTGAGAGGAAAGAACCCTCTCGTTACTCAAAGCTTACATTCCGCGGAAGATTCCGTTGGAGGTGAAAGCTCTCACATGTTGGAAAAGAGTAATTTTAATGAGTCTTGGGGTTTTGCTCGTGTTCCCAACGTACCTTTGTACTTATCGACATTGCTATATCTGGACGTTGACAAAAGCACAGAAGATGTGCGTCCGGCCGGCCATTGGTGTTTGTCAAATATAGTTGAATCTATCATTGAATGTATGGAACGTCATTACATGTCAAAGCTAAATGTAGAGAAAGTCGACTTTTGTCAGGTGAGAAAGAAAATAGGGAAGGCTATGCTTAGTGCATTAGATAAGAAGGCTCCACAGTCTGTCAAGGAATGGAAACAACTACCAGAAAGTGATCTCAAAGGAGCTCTTTCAACAGGTCTGCTGCACACAAACGAGTGTTCATCGAAGGATGCTTCCAGTTCAAAGAACTATTGTGTTAGTCTTCGTCATCCAGTTCTGAGAGGAGTTTTCTTAGGACAGTGTATTCTAGATGATGCCAGTAAATTCAGCAAACTTTTTACTcaagaaaatcttcaaaataAAGACTTCTTAGGTGCATTGAGATACATTTGCGGTAAAAAATGTGATACAAATTACAAAACGAAAGTTCTTTTGAAACTTAAGGAGGCGGATATGTGGGATGATTTTATAGATTGCTTTTACGAGGTACAAAGCACAGAAGTTAAGAACACAACTATTTCCTTTTTGAAAGCAAAGGAGGAGATCAATTTAAAACAAGTCGACGGCTCGTATCAGGAACGCAATGTGAAGGACTTCTTCACGTTCTGTAAAAACAAGAAT TACCCTCGCGGCATGATAATTTTTGAGAGCAAAGTTGACATATCCTTTATCATCACTCTACCAATACCGGAAGTTCATCGAGTGGTTATAATTGGAAGGGAACTAGATGGAACTGCAGTGCTTCTCTTAGTTAAGTGGATCGCGAAATTGCTTCAAGTACCCCTACA ATTCCACGATTGCGTTGTGGATACATTTTCTGGCGAAATTGTTAGAAAGCTGAAACAAGTTACGTCACGCTTGCCTGATAAGATTCAGA TTGACCGTTCATCGGGGGGTTCTTGGAAGAAATTCAACAACAATGAAACTTATAACTTCGATACTGGTCAATGGGAAACAACACAACAAGTtcagcagtatatatatactgcctaTCCCCAATGCTAG
- the LOC139977698 gene encoding uncharacterized protein isoform X1 encodes MMMLTVKSHPYRQRTMFSSVQVLSFLFITLVLLAKGERRDDLNCSSEDSSTNSNFVDCKCSRNSSNCLICKASKEDTVSWYDDGENKILAKDMFVVSTNEMVKLNSCSLLNHSMMITTPCSEENQAMYSCRRKNLTVTKFFLKLQVNPVVVLNGGNVTGDYSLLIMPNKNETIQCKILDAVLPISITWYVNNGTKTEVFTETFNNGTVAISYYTVHDVSSNFILNCAVEGPYISKQTASLSILVGSNQHGTNLTNSTRITTALVIIAILLGILVVLLFLRNMKIISSLQQRCARSRFWTQLHKADSPTTEQNTYNECFESSDHGYASIPR; translated from the exons ATGATGATGCTGACTGTAAAGAGCCACCCATATCGACAAAGGACGATGTTCTCGTCAGTGCAAgttctctctttcctttttattACGCTTGTTCTTCTTGCGAAAG GAGAAAGGCGAGATGACCTTAATTGTAGCAGTGAGGACAGCTCTACAAATAGTAATTTTGTCGACTGTAAATGTTCACGCAATTCTTCAAATTGTTTAATTTGCAAAGCGTCAAAGGAAGATACAGTTTCGTGGTACGATGACggggaaaacaaaatattagcTAAGGACATGTTTGTGGTATCCACAAACGAGATGGTTAAGCTTAATAGTTGTAGCTTGCTTAATCATTCTATGATGATTACTACGCCATGCAGTGAAGAAAACCAAGCGATGTACTCTTGTCGCCGTAAAAATCTGACAGTTACGAAGTTCTTTTTGAAATTACAAG TCAATCCAGTTGTCGTATTGAATGGAGGTAACGTGACAGGTGACTACTCTTTACTGATAATGCCTAATAAGAATGAAACTATTCAATGCAAAATTCTAGACGCAGTTTTACCCATTTCAATTACATGGTACGTTAACAACGGAACAAAGACTGAAGTATTCACTGAAACCTTTAATAACGGAACAGTCGCAATTTCATATTATACTGTGCACGATGTCAGCtctaattttattttgaattgtgCTGTGGAGGGTCCCTATATATCCAAGCAAACAGCTTCCCTGTCGATATTGGTTGGAAGCAACCAACACG GAACTAACTTGACGAATTCAACTAGGATAACTACTGCACTGGTCATTATCGCTATTCTTCTTGGCATATTAGTCGTTTTACTGTTTCTCCGTAACATGAAGATAATAT CATCGCTGCAGCAACGGTGCGCACGTAG TCGATTCTGGACACAACTTCATAAAGCTGATTCACCAACTACCGAACAAAATACCTACAACGAGTGTTTTGAAAGCAGCGACCACGGATATGCTTCAATACCTCGCTAA
- the LOC139977698 gene encoding uncharacterized protein isoform X2, whose product MMMLTVKSHPYRQRTMFSSVQVLSFLFITLVLLAKGERRDDLNCSSEDSSTNSNFVDCKCSRNSSNCLICKASKEDTVSWYDDGENKILAKDMFVVSTNEMVKLNSCSLLNHSMMITTPCSEENQAMYSCRRKNLTVTKFFLKLQVNPVVVLNGGNVTGDYSLLIMPNKNETIQCKILDAVLPISITWYVNNGTKTEVFTETFNNGTVAISYYTVHDVSSNFILNCAVEGPYISKQTASLSILVGSNQHASLQQRCARSRFWTQLHKADSPTTEQNTYNECFESSDHGYASIPR is encoded by the exons ATGATGATGCTGACTGTAAAGAGCCACCCATATCGACAAAGGACGATGTTCTCGTCAGTGCAAgttctctctttcctttttattACGCTTGTTCTTCTTGCGAAAG GAGAAAGGCGAGATGACCTTAATTGTAGCAGTGAGGACAGCTCTACAAATAGTAATTTTGTCGACTGTAAATGTTCACGCAATTCTTCAAATTGTTTAATTTGCAAAGCGTCAAAGGAAGATACAGTTTCGTGGTACGATGACggggaaaacaaaatattagcTAAGGACATGTTTGTGGTATCCACAAACGAGATGGTTAAGCTTAATAGTTGTAGCTTGCTTAATCATTCTATGATGATTACTACGCCATGCAGTGAAGAAAACCAAGCGATGTACTCTTGTCGCCGTAAAAATCTGACAGTTACGAAGTTCTTTTTGAAATTACAAG TCAATCCAGTTGTCGTATTGAATGGAGGTAACGTGACAGGTGACTACTCTTTACTGATAATGCCTAATAAGAATGAAACTATTCAATGCAAAATTCTAGACGCAGTTTTACCCATTTCAATTACATGGTACGTTAACAACGGAACAAAGACTGAAGTATTCACTGAAACCTTTAATAACGGAACAGTCGCAATTTCATATTATACTGTGCACGATGTCAGCtctaattttattttgaattgtgCTGTGGAGGGTCCCTATATATCCAAGCAAACAGCTTCCCTGTCGATATTGGTTGGAAGCAACCAACACG CATCGCTGCAGCAACGGTGCGCACGTAG TCGATTCTGGACACAACTTCATAAAGCTGATTCACCAACTACCGAACAAAATACCTACAACGAGTGTTTTGAAAGCAGCGACCACGGATATGCTTCAATACCTCGCTAA
- the LOC139977682 gene encoding uncharacterized protein yields the protein MAWSIFVLFILLGQGFGKNCPLNQNVERMDTGTIYCMIDGNVQKYYWYKGSVSHTQPILRLEKGVKGGEKYDDDHYDITSGGNMKIINAKLEHEAIYTFAVIFENGTTWRRSISVLITVTPSPPCPIVQSCRSCDECTVTFKSKDPTTLTCYIEEVRPNVTLYWSVKGDNVTYTETASSEINNNTSDTWNISTTILFDLICAENITFYCSVFYDHKIMTIGNTTVQVRSESCNEDNTKPISPSMKVILLIALGILTLISLALLFACCLCHKLHRRRSGRKGMLMKEVKQNTLLGKLTDISSINSYCSDCQYTITYTNNGISHVNNADELIAALFKGERANRVLFVGEPGIGKSHLFRDISRKWRKGEIFKDYILIYFQLENVPKDACILEELMKLLGRKKSAAEANRIIYDLQRKKSIVMLDGISNWSRLHNNATNDGKGKRLTIKQVLEGDVAEFSKMNIWVTSRKLDHDMKVTNTPYTRVEVVGFTESHRSLFFERYRQLKESKQNDKEKQKHVRLERKRREGKGNEFDPEERPLNVKHSEDISSSWQTHMEAIRTDGCSDYLARSPLIARLFASIYLSNCNEDNKPLADYLFRFITEKKQTTLTLIESGNCDLLACLLEVGTNGEEEYQKYVRKLHMKKVLFRHMTDEYYLEAVLHLLKTCKETKITIDSLEIHGDFPIVQLSNFPDIYQRLVFHGVKLAEKEQFKAVIRTFQQMKIKIEFHNSKVPERLSEDELQDIGYFEVLRKNESDTFERLSEDGEWTKITTTTSQV from the exons AAAATTGTCCTTTGAATCAAAACGTCGAAAGAATGGATACAGGAACCATATACTGCATGATTGACGGTAACGTGCAAAAATACTATTGGTACAAGGGCTCAGTATCACACACTCAACCAATCCTTAGATTAGAGAAAGGTGTAAAAGGTGGGGAGAAATATGACGATGACCATTATGACATCACCTctggaggaaacatgaaaattatcAATGCTAAGCTGGAACACGAGGCCATATACACATTTGCTGTAATTTTTGAGAATGGCACAACATGGAGACGGTCTATTTCAGTTTTAATAACAG ttaCTCCGTCGCCTCCGTGCCCTATCGTTCAGTCTTGCCGTAGCTGCGATGAATGTACCGTAACATTTAAATCCAAGGACCCTACCACTTTAACTTGTTACATAGAAGAGGTTCGTCCGAATGTTACTTTGTATTGGAGCGTCAAAGGAGATAACGTTACATACACCGAGACGGCATcatcagaaataaataacaatacaTCGGATACCTGGAATATTTCTACTACTATTCTCTTCGATTTAATATGTGCAGAAAATATTACCTTTTACTGTTCGGTTTTCTACGatcacaaaataatgacaattgGAAATACAACAGTTCAAGTACGGTCCG AGAGCTGCAATGAAGACAACACAAAGCCGATCAGCCCTTCAATGAAAGTGATTTTATTGATTGCTTTAGGGATATTAACTCTTATAAGCCTCGCCTTGTTGTTTGCTTGTTGTCTTTGCCACAAGCTTCATCGACGTCGCAGTGGACGGAAAG GAATGTTGATGAAAGAAGTAAAACAGAATACGTTATTGGGAAAACTGACAGATATCTCTTCAATAAACAGTTATTGTAGTGACTGTCAGTACACGATAACATACACAAACAACGGGATATCACATGTTAATAATGCCGATGAACTGATTGCTGCGTTATTCAAGGGAGAGCGGGCTAACCGAGTATTGTTTGTTGGCGAGCCTGGAATTGGCAAATCACATTTATTTCGGGACATATCAAGAAAGTGGAGGAAAGGAGAAATTTTTAAAGATTATATTCTAATCTATTTTCAACTTGAGAATGTTCCGAAAGATGCTTGCATATTGGAGGAACTCATGAAATTGTTGGGACGCAAAAAGTCTGCGGCAGAAGCTAACAGAATAATTTACGatctacaaagaaaaaagaGCATTGTGATGTTAGATGGAATTAGCAATTGGTCAAGGCTTCATAATAATGCAACAAATGATGGCAAGGGGAAGAGATTAACTATAAAGCAGGTTTTAGAGGGTGATGTTGCTGAATTTAGCAAGATGAACATTTGGGTCACTTCCCGTAAACTTGACCATGACATGAAAGTTACGAACACACCTTACACAAGGGTAGAAGTGGTCGGGTTTACTGAGTCACACAGAAGTTTGTTCTTCGAAAGATATAGGCAACTAAAAGAAAGTAAACAGAATGACAAAGAGAAGCAAAAACATGTTCGTTTAGAAAGAAAACGACGGGAAGGAAAAGGAAACGAATTTGATCCTGAGGAAAGACCCTTGAATGTCAAACATTCAGAAGATATATCGAGTTCTTGGCAAACCCATATGGAAGCTATAAGAACCGATGGGTGTAGTGATTATCTTGCTAGATCTCCATTAATTGCAAGGTTGTTTGCCTCTATTTACCTAAGTAACTGCAATGAAGATAACAAACCACTGGCGGATTATTTGTTCAGGTTTATTACAGAGAAGAAGCAAACCACGTTGACTCTTATAGAATCTGGTAACTGTGATCTATTAGCATGTTTGCTGGaagtaggaacaaatggcgaggAGGAATACCAGAAATATGTTAGAAAGTTACACATGAAGAAGGTACTGTTCAGACACATGACAGATGAGTACTACCTGGAGGCAGTTCTACACTTGTTGAAGACTTGTAAAGAGACAAAG ATCACGATTGATTCTTTGGAGATACATGGAGACTTCCCAATTGTGCAATTGAGCAATTTTCCAGACATCTACCAACGGCTTGTCTTTCACGGGGTCAAGTTAGCAGAAAAAGAACAATTCAAAGCTGTCATAAGAACTTTTCAACAGATGAAGATAAAAATAGA GTTTCATAACAGCAAAGTTCCAGAAAGACTTTCTGAAGACGAACTGCAGGATATTGGTTATTTCGAAG TGTTACGAAAAAATGAAAGTGATACTTTCGAACGATTATCCGAAGATGGAGAGTGGACGAAAATTACAACAACGACAAGCCAAGTATAG